The nucleotide window ACTCTTTCTCCCTTCAGGAGTGGTTATAACTATCAAATGAATGAACAGAATTATTTATTTTATCAAATTAAGAATTTAGAAAAGCGATTTCTTCAATTTGGAAATAATACTATAACAGAATGTGAACAAGTTCAAATATACTTGCCTCCTACATCTCCTGCTGGAATATTGCTAGCCATTGCACTTGCAAATCTTTCACATTGCCTCTCTAAAGTTGCTACCCATCTTTTTGCACCAAATGCTAAACCAGAGCTTACTAGCACCTTGTAAATATCATGAACGGGCCCGTCATCAACTTCAATATGTTCAACCCATGTCACCTAGAAATAGAAATAAAACACGAATTCAGGAAATTCATTTACTTCCACCTTTGCATTTATTACATCATAAAAGTTAATAAAGAGTTTTTTGTGAAGCTAGAAGAATTTATACCTTTGAGTACCCATTGGGCAGCTCTTGAATCAAACAACCCGAAGGCCTTCTTCTACATCTTGATATCAATGATGATCGCAAATTATCCAAGGATACATCAACCACAACCCACGTTCCATCATCTTGTTGTTTACAATACCGAACGAAATAGTTCTCTCGTGTTGGGACGAGTGGTGAAGGAACTTGGTACTCAGCTGTCATCTGGAAAGATCATCATTTTTAGATAACAAAATAGATTCAATCGGATTTGGGTTCTAAAAGTTAATGTATCACTCAACACATGACTTTAAATGACTGGTCCCCTTACCACTTGCATAGCTCCATTGTAATTGCCAGCCACCCCAGTTGAAAGTACTTCTAGAGTCATTGCTCTGGAAACAATGCCACAAAAGACATTTGACCATTGattctgaaaataaaaaaaaaattgttagttTATTTAGTTCGAAATTCAAAAGGAAGTTGACAAAAAAATTGTTTATTCAGTAAGCACATACCACATCCATTAGAATTTCCACAAGAGTCCTATGATTCATGATGACAACCTTGGATTCCCTTGAAGCTTCGGATTTCAGTCCCATTGGTTTCGGTCCAATGCCTCTAGGAAATGACCGTAGATACTCGTCTTCACTCAAGGTTTCATGAGATGAATTATCTGAGGTTGGAACCCACACGGGTTCACCAACCTGAGCCATTCTGATTAGTTCCTCCATGGCTGTAACAGCAAGCTCAACAATAATAGGTTTCTCAGTCTCAGTAGGGCCAACCATGGACCGTAGAAGGTCACTTGCTCCAAACATCTCTCCCACCATTCCTTGTTGTGAGTTAAGGGAACGAGACGGTCCGTGAGATGAAACATCAGGGTAAGTGAGTGTTGGCTTGCCAACGTACTTGGCAGCAATTCCGGATATCCTGTCAATCTGTCAAAAGGAAAATAaacttgaaagtgatttcaaaaAATTATAGGAGCTATACAAATTGCACTAGTTATGCCAGGAAAATATGTTTACTTATGGTAAAATTTAACACATACTTCCTCTCGTAGACGAACATTTTCAATCCTTAAATGTTGTTCATCAAAAGACATTTCCCCAACAGCAGCTGGTCCACCACAGTTTGGACAAGCAGCATTGCTGAGAGCTTCCTTGAATCGTATGTTCTCTGCTCGGAGTTTTTCATTTTCACTCCTCAGTTGTGTGTTGTCATAGCGTTCGTGTTGAGCCTAATTTAGAAGAAAAAtgaaaaaaggaaagaaaaaatTGAGAAGTTATAGTTTATTTAATATAACGTCAGTTCTATACAAACCTATATGGAAGTGTACACGTAATTCAATATCAAAGAGGTACATCCCAACTCAAACCAATTTACCATGAGTAGTGGATTGTGTATTTAATTACTCATCACACAAGTAAACAGAAAAATGGGGTTGAGTAGCTAACTAACATAGTGTTATTTGTTGGCCCAGAACCGTTTTGATCAATGAACACATGGATTTTTGTAGCAAACTAGCTACAactcttttatattttattaCTAAAATTCAACCCACAATAAACAAATTACATTGATCCCTATTTATACAAGGAAAACATACTAATGCTAACCTAATACGTACTCACACATACCAACCTGATAAATATAAACAATCCcgataaacctaaattcaaactttaaAGTTTAAACAATTCTAACTAGAAAACGTAAATACTTTAAACTCTTGAATATATATGTTGTTTTGCAGTTCGGATGGCTCGTTTTCCTAAGAATTAACGCCACTGTCCCTCTTAGTTTTGAACTTGAACGCTTCTCACCTAGGCTAAAGTTGGCTCTATGAAGGTACAGCGGGGTAATCAGAGAAGAAGAAAGCTTTGATGGTAATCCTAATTTCCGATGAATGAAGAATGGTATAGATATATGTGATGCACATGAGATAATACATGAGATTACATGGATCACAAAACAGAAAATATCACTAagtaaatgaaattttaatttgaataaacataatttaaaATATGGCAAGCCAATTTGGGCTAGCCCACTCAGTAGAGCCATAGGCCTCTTAAAGGGGAGATCTCAAAGTTCAAACATGGGAAACAGGGAATAAATTGGGATTAAGTGTAATAGAGTGGGAGTAACatttgttgttcaaaaaaaaattaaaatatggCGGGTTATTTCTCAATATGCCCCCGCAAGATGGACGACCCGGAGAGGAGAGCAATCTAGGATATGAAGTATTGAAACCGTGGTCTGAATAAGGTTTGGTCAAGCATCTGCTAATTGATCGTCACCTGCAATGTGATGAACATGAAGGGACCATCTTGGCCTTTTTCTCTAACAAAATGATAATCCTATGCATTCCGTTTCATTCGTTAGTGGAAACTGGGTTTGCGGAGTAAGAAGTTGCACTTAAGTTATCACAATATATTGTAAGAGTTGTAGTAGATTGAAAACCTAGCTCACTTAATAGGGATTGTAACCATTACATCTCGTGGATGTTGATGCAACGGCTCGAAATTCAGCCTCCGTTGAGCTTCTAGCAAGTGTGCTTTGTCTTTTAGAGCTCCTGGAGAGGAATAGAACCAAGATAAACAATGTATCCCCTAGTGCTTGGGTAATTAGCTTTATCCCCTGCCCAATCGGCATCGGTAAAGGCATGTGGTGTTAGGGGAGAGTTACGACGAATTATGATCCCATCATGTAAGGTGCCATGTAGATATCGCAATAGCCATTTCAAGGCTGTACAACGAATTGAGGTAGGAGCATGCATGAATTAGGATAATTTATTCACCGGGAAGGAGATATCCAGACGTGTAAGGGATAGGTATTGCAAAGCTCCAAGCAAGGTGCGATAATCAGTGTGTGATGTATAAGGTGTGCCACCTTTTAACGTGAGAGGTTTGAAGTTAGCCATCGATGTGGAGATTGGTTTACAGTCACTCATATTGGCTTTTAGAGGGATATCGAGGATGTATTTTCGTTGAGAAAGTAGAATACCATGATTTTGAGGAAACCTCATCACCTAGAAAATAAGAAAGAGAACTAAGGTTTTTTAGAGAGAATTTAGTGGCAAGAAGAGTTGTGAATTTAGTTAAGAGTGTGAGTGAAGGACCATTGACGacgatatcatcaacatagacaaGAACCAGTATAAGAGAAGAATTAGTGTTGAGAAATAAAAAATAAGTGACTCATATGGGTGATTTAAAACCGATGGAAAGGAGATAAGATTTAATTCATCATACCAGGCACAAGACACTTGACGAAGACCATAGATGGATTTATTTAGTTTGCATACATGGTCAAGAATGAAGGAATTAATGAATATTTTGGTGGTTGAGTCATATAAGACCACAGATGGCTTTATTTAGTTGGCGAAGAGATCATGTGTGGGAGATTACCAGAAAGGGAATCATCGGACATGATCATTGTGAGGAGTGACTGTTCTGTTGGCTTCCATGCCTAAAAAGAGCCATAGATGAATTTATATAAATACAATCAATAGATTAAGGTTTCGATCTGTGTCTTCCATCCTAAGTAGTTGGTGGAAGTAAGTTTCAAGGTTAAGGGAAAGGGAACAACAGTTTGCTCTTTCATGGAATTGTTGATCTCGGAGCTAGCCATTTGATTTTTCGGTAAGGAGGGTATGGATGAAATAGGATAATCAACCGGAGAGGAAGGTGTTGAACCATGCTCTAATACCATGTTAAGGTTCAACTAGTTAtctgagaagaagaagaagaagaaaatttTGATGGTAAttgtgaagaagaagaaagttTTGACGGTGAAAAAGATATATTCGACGTACTTGAGATAATGCAAAAGATTTAAAGGAGCACAAAACAGAAAATATGACTAAGTAAATGCAATCTaaatttgaataaacataatttaaaATAAGGAAATTGGATTTTAGTAATCTCACCTAGAGGTGATTGGTCAATAATAATCCTACTTTTAAAAACTGTTTCTGCCAATTCCACCTTTCAAAAAGTTTTGTTCACA belongs to Helianthus annuus cultivar XRQ/B chromosome 5, HanXRQr2.0-SUNRISE, whole genome shotgun sequence and includes:
- the LOC110939662 gene encoding homeobox-leucine zipper protein MERISTEM L1, producing the protein MFQPNMFENLHHHLVDMRHTNTENNLDMLRDDDHDSKSGTDIMEAPSGNDQDSNQHPNKKKRYHRHTQHQIQEMEAFFKECPHPDDKQRKELGRRLSLEPLQIKFWFQNKRTQMKAQHERYDNTQLRSENEKLRAENIRFKEALSNAACPNCGGPAAVGEMSFDEQHLRIENVRLREEIDRISGIAAKYVGKPTLTYPDVSSHGPSRSLNSQQGMVGEMFGASDLLRSMVGPTETEKPIIVELAVTAMEELIRMAQVGEPVWVPTSDNSSHETLSEDEYLRSFPRGIGPKPMGLKSEASRESKVVIMNHRTLVEILMDVNQWSNVFCGIVSRAMTLEVLSTGVAGNYNGAMQVMTAEYQVPSPLVPTRENYFVRYCKQQDDGTWVVVDVSLDNLRSSLISRCRRRPSGCLIQELPNGYSKVTWVEHIEVDDGPVHDIYKVLVSSGLAFGAKRWVATLERQCERFASAMASNIPAGDVGVITTPEGRKSMMKLAERMVLSFCSGVGASTAHTWTALSGSGPDDVRVMTRKSMDDPGRPPGIVLSAATSFWLPIPPKQVFEFLRDENSRSEWDILSNCGLVQEMAHIANGRDPGNCVSLLRVNSANSSQSNMLILQESSSDPTGSYVIYAPVDIASMNVVLSGGDPDYVALLPSGFAILPDGPGQYEGGVLEVGTGGSLITVAFQILVDSVPTAKISLGSVATVNTLIKCTVERIKCAVASNNP